The Cucumis melo cultivar AY chromosome 5, USDA_Cmelo_AY_1.0, whole genome shotgun sequence genome has a segment encoding these proteins:
- the LOC103499429 gene encoding putative protein phosphatase 2C-like protein 44, whose amino-acid sequence MGLKDLRLKLKGLRLGRFLARNTRKKRRGMAAPAAVSKASWMAPVNHGYHVVVDQSYSNVWDKESDCDSVVVQREQMEGIELWFFGVFNPQIGDQVLKFMQTHFFDKNFHESQVKGKGREAMKKAHLSARTKVREAKEGKEGWKMGSSSALVIDGDKLVIATMGDYRTILCEDGLAHQISCDQDPTTQRWSSRLMFGMKPRKGSELVFATKRINSETEFVILGSNGIWEVMKNQEAVNLIRHMEDPQEAAECLAKEAFTRMSKSSISCLVIRFD is encoded by the exons ATGGGTCTCAAAGATCTTCGTCTCAAACTCAAG GGTCTTAGATTGGGAAGGTTTCTGGCGAGGAATACAAGGAAGAAAAGACGGGGGATGGCGGCACCAGCGGCGGTGAGTAAGGCATCGTGGATGGCGCCGGTGAACCATGGGTATCATGTGGTGGTGGATCAATCATATTCGAATGTTTGGGATAAAGAATCGGATTGTGACTCTGTTGTTGTACAGAGAGAACAGATGGAAGGGATTGAGTTATGGTTTTTTGGGGTTTTTAATCCTCAAATTGGTGATCAAGTCCTCAAGTTCATGCAAACCCATTTCTTTGATAAGAACTTTCATGAG TCACAAGTAAAAGGGAAAGGAAGAGAGGCAATGAAAAAAGCACATTTGAGTGCAAGAACAAAGGTGAGAGAAGCAAAGGAAGGAAAAGAGGGATGGAAAATGGGATCATCTTCAGCATTGGTCATTGATGGAGATAAATTGGTGATTGCTACAATGGGTGACTATAGAACCATTTTATGTGAAGATGGTCTTGCTCATCAAATAAGTTGTGATCAAGATCCAACCACTCAACGTTGGTCTAGTAGATTAATGTTTG GAATGAAACCTCGAAAAGGCTCTGAACTTGTGTTTGCAACGAAAAGAATCAACTCGGAAACTGAATTTGTAATATTGGGAAGCAATGGCATATGGGAG GTGATGAAGAATCAAGAGGCAGTGAATTTGATAAGACACATGGAAGACCCACAGGAAGCAGCGGAGTGTTTGGCGAAGGAAGCATTCACTAGAATGAGCAAAAGCAGTATTTCTTGTTTGGTTATTCGTTTTGACTaa
- the LOC103499430 gene encoding 60S ribosomal protein L14-2-like has protein sequence MPFKRYVEIGRIALINYGEDYGKLVVIVDVIDQNRALVDAPDMERSQMNFKRLSLTDIKIDIKRVPKKKELIEAMKAGDVQKKWENSSWGRKLIVKKRRASLNDFDRFKLMLAKIKRAGLVRQELAKLKKAEA, from the exons ATG CCTTTCAAGCGGTATGTTGAGATCGGGAGGATTGCCCTCATCAACTATGGTGAGGATTACGGGAAGCTTGTTGTAATCGTTGATGTAATTGACCAGAACCGG GCTTTGGTCGATGCCCCTGATATGGAGCGTTCTCAAATGAACTTTAAGAGACTCTCCTTGACCGATATCAAAATTGATATTAAGAGGGTCCCGAAGAAGAAGGAACTGATTGAAGCCATGAAAGCTGGGG ATGTTCAGAAGAAATGGGAGAATAGCTCTTGGGGCAGAAAATTGATTGTTAAGAAGAGAAGAGCCTCACTCAATGACTTCGACAGGTTCAAGCTTATGTTGGCGAAGATTAAG AGGGCTGGATTGGTTAGGCAAGAGCTTGCAAAGTTGAAGAAGGCCGAGGCTTAG